In Streptomyces sp. TLI_146, the genomic stretch AACGGGCGGCGGGCGGCGGCCGTCCGGATGCGGTCCACCGTCGCCAGGACCGCGTCGGCCGTGGCACCCAGGCCGTAGGCGGCGTCGCGCGGCGCGGCCCACCGCGCCCAGTGGCGCAGGGCGTTCTCGTTCACCTCCTCCGTGCCGTACTCGGCCCAGGGGGCGAGGCGGTGCGGCTCGTGCACGCCGTCGAGGACCATCCGGTCGGTGCGGCCCGGGAACATCGCCGTGTACACCTCGCCGAGGTACGTGCCGTAGGAGATCCCCAGATACGAGATCCGCCGCTCGCCGAGCGCCGTGCGCACCAGGTCGAGGTCGCGGGCGGCGTTGCGGGTCGAGGCGTACGGCAGCAGGGCGGCCGCGTTGCGGCGGCACTTGGCGGCCAGGTCGCGCTGGAAGGCCGTCATACGGTCGAAGCCCGCGCGGTCCTCGCCCGCCCCGCGGAAGTACGTGCTGGTGGGCCAGCGGCAGTCGAGGGGGGCGTTGCGGCCCGCGAACCGGGGGTCGACTCCCACCAGGTCGTAGCGGGCCGCGAGGTCGCCCAGCGCGGCCCGGCGCTCCAGCAGGTAGTCGATCACCGGGTCGGCGGGGCCGCCCTCGTTGACCACGAGCGCGCCGATCCGGTGGGCGGTGTCGGTGGCTGGGATACGGGCGATCGCGACGGTGAGGGAGGGGCCGCCGGGGCGGGTGTGGTCGAGCGGGACCTTCACCTCGGCGCACCGGGCGCCCGCCTGGTCCAACTCCTGGCCGGCGGTGTCCTGGGCATCGCGCGCACAGCTGTGCCACGCGGGAGCCGGGCGCGCGGCGGCCGTCGACGGCGGGGCGGCCGTCAGGGCGAGGAGGGCGGTCACGGCCGTGGCCGCCCCCAGCCTGACGCGGGTGTCCTTGCCGCACGCGAGCCTCATGTCACCGAGGGTAGCGGGACGTTTCGCCACTCCGCCGTCGAAAGCGGAAAATCCGTCAGGAGACCGCCACGGGGGCGGCCCGCACGAAGTCCGCGAGGACGATGCCGCCCTCCTTGGTGTCGTCGTTGATGAAGACGATCGACTCGATGGGTACGTTCCGTTCGTCGCTCAGCGCCGCCACCAGCTCCTGCGCCACGACCGTCTCCAGGACGACCCGGGCGCCGGGCGAGCTGTCGGGCAGCCGGACGACGGCGAGGTTCTCCGATGCCTCGACCCGCGCGGTGGTCACCAGCAGGGTCAGATGGCCGGCCGCCGACAGGGACCGGGCGAGCGCGACCTCGCGGCCGCAGCCGAAGACGAGGTGCAGCGTGTTGCCCGCCGACTCCATCTCGCCGTGCAGGTAGTTGCGGGTGACCGAGGCAGAGGCCGGCATCCGGGGCACCTCGCGCAGCAGCAGCGCCGCCTCCTCGGCGGTGCACCGGGAGGCGCCGGAGGCGACGCAGTCGGCGGCGACGCACCGCGCGGCGCGGGTCCGCAGCGAGGCGAAGGCACGGGCCGCCCGCCTCCGCACGGCCTCGGCCTGCTCGGGGACGCCGTCCCAGGCATCCCCGTCGCGGCCCGCGATCACCCCCGCGATCAGGTCGAGGGCGATGACCGTACCGGTGAAGCCGACCGTCGAGGCGCAGGAGTCGGGCTCGTTGCCGAGGTCGACGGTCAGCCCGGCCAGGGTGCCGAGGGAGGACGGGGTGACGTTGAGGACGGCGAGGGTCGGCACGCCGCGCGCCGCCCGGAACGCCGCGATCGTCTCCGAGCTGCGGCCGCTCTGCGACACGCCGACGAGCAGATCGGTCTCGAAGCCGCCGAGCCCTTCCTCGATCTCGCTGGCGAGCACCCGCTGGGCGGGCACCCCGTGGCCGCGCAGTACCTCGACCGGCAGCGCCAGCGCCGCGTACGAGGCGCCGATGCCCGCGAGGAGCGGGCGCCGGACGTCACGCAGCCGCTCGCCCACGGGACCGTCCAACTGCCGCCGCACATGGGCGATCACGCGTTCCAGCGCCTGCGGCTGGCCGGCCTGGCCGTCGAGGAAGGTGATTCGCGTTCCGGACATGAGGAGTCCTTTCGTGCGCCCCCGGCGTGAGCGGGCGGGAGCGCGGGGCGGGGGACAGAAGGCGGACGAACCGGGCAGGCAGGACGGTGAAGGCAGGATCATCCTGCGAAGTGCGGACCGGGTAAATGGCGCCCGGGGAGCGCACGGTGGCGGACGTGTCCGCCGTGACCGCAGGCGCCTCATCCGCAACGGTGGCGCGCCGGGGGCCACGGCGCTCGGCGCCGTGTGTCCGCCGTCCGGCCGGGCGCCGCCCGTCCGCCCATGTACGCGGGCCGTCCCCCGCTCCGCAGAGTCGGGGGACGGCCCGGAAGGTCAGGCGTGGGACGCCAGGGCGTCAGATGAGGTCCATCGCGGCCACCTCGTCGGGGCTGCCGTAGCTGACCGGGCCCTGGAAGCGGCGGCGGGCGGTGGCGAACCACCACAGGGTGGCGATGAACAGCACCGTGCCCAGCGCGATCGGCGCGTAGTTGAACGAGTCGGTGGTGATCGGCGAGGTCTGCGGCAGCATGAACAGCACACTGCTGAGCGCGATCCAGGTCACGGCGACCGCGGCCACGGGCTTGCCCCAGCGGCCCAGATTCCACGGGCCGGGCTCGAAGTCGTCCAGGCGCAGCCGCAGGAAGATGGGCACGCCGTAGGCGAGGTAGAGCCCGACGACGTTGACGCTGACGATCGCGGTGAAGGCGGTGTGCGACCACCAGCCGGGAATGATCAGTACCAGCGAGCAGGCCGCGGCCAGCCATACGGCCTTGACCGGGGTGCGGGTGCGCAGCGAGACCGAGTGCCACAGGCTGGAGCCCGGCATCGCCCCGTCGCGCGAGAAGGCGAAGATCTGGCGGGTGTTGCTGGTCATGTTGGCGAGGCCGCAGAACAGCATGGCGCCGATCACGATCAGCAGGAGCAGCTTGGCGGTGCCCATGCCGAGCGCGTCGATGAGGATCTGCACCGGCGGCGCCGCCGCGCCCGCCTCGCCCGCGTAGTCGCGGATCGCGTACACCAGGGCGAGCATCAGGACCAGCCCGGCGAGCGCCGAGTAGATGATCGCGCGCATGATGCCCTTGGGGGTGTTGACCGTGGCCTTCACGGTCTCCTCGGACATATGGAAGCTGCCGTCGAAGCCGGTGAACGTCCAGCTGGTCACCAGCAGGCCCAGCATCGCCGCGTACAGCCCGTTGCTGAACCCGGTGGTGTTGACGAAGTGGTTGGCGAACGAGGCCGACTGGTGGTGCGAGGGCTTGAAGGTCAGGGCGGCCACGATGACCACCATGCCGACCAGCAGCCACCACACGGAGATCCGGTTCACCACGGCCACCAGCTGCACGGTGTACGTGTTGGCCAGCGCCTGCACCACCAGGATCACCGCGGCGATGCCGACGGTCTGCTGGGGCGTCGGGTCGTACGACGGCCACTGCATCGACACGAAGGCCTGGATGAAGGTGGCCGCCGCGTAGTTGGTGGCGGCCGTGCCGCCCACCTGGCCGACGAAGTTCAGCCATCCCGTGTACCAGGACCAGGCGCCGCGGTGCCGCTTGGCGAGCTTGCCCGCGGAGAAGTACAGTGCGCCGCTGGTCGGGTAGGCGGAGGCGATCTCGCCCATCGCCGCGCCGACGAACAGCACCATCACCGACACACCGATCCAGCCGAAGACGAGGATGCGCGGCCCGCCGGCGCCCATTCCGAATCCGAAGGCGGAGAATATACCGGAGATGATGTTGATGATCGTGAAAGATATCGCGAAATTGTCGAACGCGTGGAATCTGCGGGTGAGTTTCCGCGGGTAGCCCATCGCGTGCAGCGTCGCGTCGTCGTCGAGGGCGACGGGTGCTTCACGGCGAGGGGCTTTCGAGCGGAGCGAGGACGTGCGCTCGGACACTGGGGCAGCCTTTCCTGGTGGGGGTGGACAGGACGCGTCGAGTCTCGTACGGGTGCCGTGGGGCGGCGCGAGCGTGGGAGCGGATCAGGCCGGGCCGGGGGTGGGGAGGCCGCACGACCGCCGCGCCCTGGTCAGGCGTTCCTCGGGGTCGCCGAACGCGCTCCAGGGCATACGGGAGGCGTAGGGCCCCATGGCCGTGAGCACTTCCCGGGCCTCGAACTCGCGCTTGGCCATGTACAGCGCGTGCGCCAGATACGCCAGGTCCAGGACCGGGGTGAAGCGGTAACTCGCGGTGTGCGGGAACCAGTTCTGGTAGATGCCGAGCGCGGTGGCCGTCCACTGGGGCTGGAGCCAGGTGCTGTCCGCGAGCAGGGCGTTCGGGTCGTAGTCCTCCACCAGGGCGACCAGGGGGAGCAGCCGCAGCGCCGAGTTGAGCGGTGCGCGGTGGCTGAGGAAGGAGGCGACGTCCCAGCGGGCGCTCGCCGAGCCGCCGTGGCGGGTGAAGAAGAAGGCCAGGAACCGGTGGTGGGCCTCGCGGTTCCACGGGTCGAGCCGCAGGATGTGCGAGAAGAGCAGCCAGGGACCCGGCGGCGCGGTCAACAGCCCTTTGGGGGCCGGGTCGTGGGAGCGCTCGAAGCGGGCGAGGGCGAGCTGGGCGACCCACGGGGTGGGGTCCTGCGGGAGCAGCTTCGCGGCCCGGCCGCACGCGGCCGTCGCGATGCGCACCAGCGCGCCCGCCCGGCCGTCCTGCGCGTCGGCCATGCGTAACGCCCGTACCATCGCGACGCGCGCGGCCAACAGCGCGGCCTCCGCGCTGGGTTCCTCGGCGAGCCACCGCTCGGCGAGGTCGGAGTCGGCGGCCTCGGACGCGAGCACCAGCGAGCGGTGGGCCCGCACCTCGAAGTCCGTGCGCGCGTCCTTGAGGACGTTGTGCGCGCTCAGATACCGGCCGGCCCGCACGTCCGTGCAGGCGCGCGCCAACTCGCGGTCGTCGGCCGCCGGATGCCACACGTACTGTCCCTCGAACGAGCCCGCAGTCACGATCCCCTCTCCATCCCGAAGACGACGCCACCCGCATGCGCATTCCGGCCATGGCGAATTCGGCCAGGGGACGTAACCCCTACGCAGGCTCACTGACAGCGAGGCACACCTTACTCATCATTAAGTCGTATCGAAACTCGTCGTCCGGAATATCTGGTTCCTTGTCATTTATGGGCGGGGTGAATGGGGTTCGCTCCGCCGGTGCGGCCGTCCGGTATTGGCGGGACACCGGTCCGGGGTATCCATACGGCATATTCCCCGGCCGATCGAGCCTTTTCGGCCGTGGCCGGATTCGGTGGCCTCAGCGGCAGAGCGCCACCAGTTCCGTACCGGCCAGCAGGAAGGCGCCGACGCCGAAGTCCGCCGTGGTGTCGTACGTGACGGGCCGGCTGGAGTCGGGGCGGTCGCCGACGCCCTGGACATAGCCGAGGAAGCCGTCGGGGTGTACCGCGGTGGAGACGAGGCCGCGCCAGGCACGGGCGGCGACGGGGAGGAAGTCCGCGCGGGAGACGAGCCCGGCCCGTACCGCGTGGGCGGTCGCATAGGTGAAGAAGGACGTGCCGCTGGTCTCCGGGCCGGGGAAGTGGCCGGGGTCGGCGAGGTTCACGTTCCAGAAGCCGTCGGGGCGCTGGACCCGGCGGACGGCGGTGAGCAGGCGCACCAGCGTCTCGCGGTACTCGGGCACCCACGGGTCCTGCGGGGGCAGCGCCTTGAGGGTCTTCACATGGGCGCCGGCGACCCAGCCGTTGCCGCGCGACCAGACGACGGGCCTGCCCGAGGGCGAGGTGATCGCGCCGGGCAGGCCGGGGGCGAACCGCTTGTCGCGGAACCACAGGCCGCTCGCCGCGTCGTACAGACCGGGGCCGCCCTCGGTGCGCTTGGTGTGGGTGTAGAGGCGGTGGAGCTTGTCGGTGTACGCGGTGTCCCGGCGCAGCACGCCGAGCCGGGCGAACGGCGGCATCGCCATGTGCAGCGCGTCCGCCCACCACCAGTCGTCGTCCTTGGCGGGACGGTCGACGGCGGTCATGCGGTGCAGGCACTCCTCGATGGCCGCGATCTTCGACGGCTCGGGTTCCAGGCGGTGGAGGTCGAGGTAGGTCTGCCCGGCGCACTGGTTGTCCGCGTGCCGGGTGGTCACACCGCCGATGAGGCCGTACGCATGGCTCTCGGCCCAGTTCCGTGCGTACGTGAGGTAGCGGGCGTCGCCGGTCAGCCGGTGCAGTGCCATGAGGCCGCTGAAGAACGTGGCCCGGGCCCAGCCGTTGTCACCGGGGTCGGTGTGCGTCGCCAGCCAGTGGTCGGCGACCCTCCGAAGGACGGCCACGATCTCGTACTCGGACGGGAGGCCGCTGTGGGCGTCTGCCGCGGAGGGTGCCGTGAAGGGGGTCGCGGTCGCCAACACGGCACTTGCTGCGAGCAGTTGACGACGATTCATCCTCGGGCACCTCTCCATCCGTGGGGTTCCGTATCCTGCACGGGAATCAGAGGTGTGTCCACGGGGCGCGGGCGAGAGGGCTTCCCCGGGTGGCGCGCGTGACGCGGGTGCGCGGCGCGTGTCACCCTTGGCCGTCTGTGCAGGCCCTGGTCACGGGGCCGGGGGCCGGTGGTGGCCGGTCCGGGGAACCGATTCCTGGAGTAGGGCTGTTGCTGCATCTGCGTCTGAACGTGCCCGCCGATCTGACCGACGAGGTGGTGCGGACCCTGGAGGCCACGGTGGGCACCGCCCATCTGGCCGTCGTCCCGGGCGCCTCCCGCAACCCCGCGGGCGATCTGGTGCTGTGCGACGTCGCCCGCGAGGCCGGGGACGAACTCCTCGGCGACCTGCGGGCCCTCGGTCTCGACCGGTCCGGGGCGATCGCCGTCGAGAACATCGACCTGTCGCTGTCCAAGCGCGCCGAGAAGGCCGAGGCGGAGGCCCCGGGCGAGGGCGTGGACGCGGTGCTCTGGGAGCAACTGACGGACGCCACCCACGAGGAGTCGACGCTCACGGTCACCTATGTGGCGTTCCTGGCGATCGCCACGATGCTCGCGGCGTGCGGTGTGATGCTCGACAACGCCATTCTGATCGTGGGCGCGATGGCGGTCGGTCCCGAGTTCGGGCCGCTGGCCGGGATCTCCACGGCGCTCGTCCAGCGTGCGCCCGGACTGGTGTGGCGCTCGCTCACCGCGCTGGTGGTGGGCTTCGCCGCGGCCATGGTGCTGACGGCCGGATTCGGCTGGCTCCTGGACCAGGTGGGGCTCTTCGACAAGGCCATGCTGGAGGCGGACCGCCCGAACACCGCGTTCATCTGGAAGCCGGACTGGATGTCGTTCGTCGTGGCCTTCCTGGCGGGTGTCGCCGGAACCCTCTCGCTCACCTCGGCCAAGTCCGGGGCGCTGATCGGGGTCGCCATCTCGGTGACCACGGTCCCGGCGGCGGCCAACGCCGCCATGGCGTTCACCTACAAGGAGTACGCCCAGACCTGGGGCTCCAGCGGTCAGCTCCTCGCCAACCTGGGCGGGATCGTCCTCGCGGGCGTCCTCACCCTGCTCACCCAGAAGTCACTCCTGGCGAGCGTGCGCCGACGCCGTACACCGACGCGCTGAGGATCCGTGCCGCGTGGCGCGGGGCGGGGGCAGACCGTCGCTCCCGCGCCACACGTGAGGCCGGTCAGTACGTCTCGTGGTGACCCTTCTTGGACCAGCCCGCCGAGTCGCAGTCGTGCTC encodes the following:
- a CDS encoding amino acid permease, producing MGYPRKLTRRFHAFDNFAISFTIINIISGIFSAFGFGMGAGGPRILVFGWIGVSVMVLFVGAAMGEIASAYPTSGALYFSAGKLAKRHRGAWSWYTGWLNFVGQVGGTAATNYAAATFIQAFVSMQWPSYDPTPQQTVGIAAVILVVQALANTYTVQLVAVVNRISVWWLLVGMVVIVAALTFKPSHHQSASFANHFVNTTGFSNGLYAAMLGLLVTSWTFTGFDGSFHMSEETVKATVNTPKGIMRAIIYSALAGLVLMLALVYAIRDYAGEAGAAAPPVQILIDALGMGTAKLLLLIVIGAMLFCGLANMTSNTRQIFAFSRDGAMPGSSLWHSVSLRTRTPVKAVWLAAACSLVLIIPGWWSHTAFTAIVSVNVVGLYLAYGVPIFLRLRLDDFEPGPWNLGRWGKPVAAVAVTWIALSSVLFMLPQTSPITTDSFNYAPIALGTVLFIATLWWFATARRRFQGPVSYGSPDEVAAMDLI
- a CDS encoding alpha/beta hydrolase; protein product: MRLACGKDTRVRLGAATAVTALLALTAAPPSTAAARPAPAWHSCARDAQDTAGQELDQAGARCAEVKVPLDHTRPGGPSLTVAIARIPATDTAHRIGALVVNEGGPADPVIDYLLERRAALGDLAARYDLVGVDPRFAGRNAPLDCRWPTSTYFRGAGEDRAGFDRMTAFQRDLAAKCRRNAAALLPYASTRNAARDLDLVRTALGERRISYLGISYGTYLGEVYTAMFPGRTDRMVLDGVHEPHRLAPWAEYGTEEVNENALRHWARWAAPRDAAYGLGATADAVLATVDRIRTAAARRPFTVGTYRIDAHLLPVLVYGVLGDDLARSDADIAVMVATLKQAAETGHAEPDPGLADMLPGLFTGQYSAYGSTQTAYLCADTPGPRDPEVYRLAVERSRAAHPLFGPVLNDITPCPFWPAPRERPTAVDNDVPALMVNATGDPRVPYTEALAMHTRWPSSRLITVENSYRHAVYGLAYGSACVNGAVNAYLADGRLPGTDLRCPAARDDVPSSGPLRQVP
- a CDS encoding DUF389 domain-containing protein, whose translation is MLHLRLNVPADLTDEVVRTLEATVGTAHLAVVPGASRNPAGDLVLCDVAREAGDELLGDLRALGLDRSGAIAVENIDLSLSKRAEKAEAEAPGEGVDAVLWEQLTDATHEESTLTVTYVAFLAIATMLAACGVMLDNAILIVGAMAVGPEFGPLAGISTALVQRAPGLVWRSLTALVVGFAAAMVLTAGFGWLLDQVGLFDKAMLEADRPNTAFIWKPDWMSFVVAFLAGVAGTLSLTSAKSGALIGVAISVTTVPAAANAAMAFTYKEYAQTWGSSGQLLANLGGIVLAGVLTLLTQKSLLASVRRRRTPTR
- a CDS encoding glycoside hydrolase family 88 protein, translating into MNRRQLLAASAVLATATPFTAPSAADAHSGLPSEYEIVAVLRRVADHWLATHTDPGDNGWARATFFSGLMALHRLTGDARYLTYARNWAESHAYGLIGGVTTRHADNQCAGQTYLDLHRLEPEPSKIAAIEECLHRMTAVDRPAKDDDWWWADALHMAMPPFARLGVLRRDTAYTDKLHRLYTHTKRTEGGPGLYDAASGLWFRDKRFAPGLPGAITSPSGRPVVWSRGNGWVAGAHVKTLKALPPQDPWVPEYRETLVRLLTAVRRVQRPDGFWNVNLADPGHFPGPETSGTSFFTYATAHAVRAGLVSRADFLPVAARAWRGLVSTAVHPDGFLGYVQGVGDRPDSSRPVTYDTTADFGVGAFLLAGTELVALCR
- a CDS encoding SIS domain-containing protein gives rise to the protein MSGTRITFLDGQAGQPQALERVIAHVRRQLDGPVGERLRDVRRPLLAGIGASYAALALPVEVLRGHGVPAQRVLASEIEEGLGGFETDLLVGVSQSGRSSETIAAFRAARGVPTLAVLNVTPSSLGTLAGLTVDLGNEPDSCASTVGFTGTVIALDLIAGVIAGRDGDAWDGVPEQAEAVRRRAARAFASLRTRAARCVAADCVASGASRCTAEEAALLLREVPRMPASASVTRNYLHGEMESAGNTLHLVFGCGREVALARSLSAAGHLTLLVTTARVEASENLAVVRLPDSSPGARVVLETVVAQELVAALSDERNVPIESIVFINDDTKEGGIVLADFVRAAPVAVS